The Saprospiraceae bacterium genome includes a window with the following:
- a CDS encoding ATP-binding protein, producing the protein MFLIERQITHKITEWMNKNKVIIIYGARQVGKSTLLTIIKNEFPDLLILNAENPTIQNTLLSMDLERIKFLFGHSKYVAIDEAQKIENIGSILKYIRDSPEIKTQLIATGSSSFELANKVTEALTGRNVKFILYPLSVAELTDARSGAWVLENLKNLIVFGLYPDIVKAETAEKIVLLENLNVDYLFQDVIQLDNLLNSTMILKLLKALAYQIGSQVSYHELGQLLGLAPQTVQKYLDLLEKSFVIFSLPSFSRNLRNEIKKSRKYYFIDTGLRNAVINDFTPFDDRRDKGALWENFCIAERLKYHQIQNQKADMYFWRTYDQAEIDLVEDINGTIKAFEFKTGIKGKKLPESFMNAYNVMSQQIISPENVFNLWSD; encoded by the coding sequence ATGTTTCTCATAGAAAGGCAAATTACGCACAAGATCACAGAATGGATGAACAAAAACAAGGTGATCATCATCTATGGAGCCAGACAGGTAGGCAAATCTACATTGCTGACAATCATCAAAAATGAATTTCCGGATTTATTAATACTCAACGCAGAAAATCCTACTATACAGAACACACTGCTTAGTATGGATTTGGAGAGAATCAAATTTCTGTTTGGTCATTCAAAATATGTAGCCATAGATGAAGCCCAAAAAATTGAAAACATAGGTAGTATTCTGAAATATATACGCGATAGTCCTGAAATTAAAACGCAGTTGATTGCCACCGGATCAAGTAGTTTTGAGCTTGCCAATAAGGTTACTGAAGCACTCACAGGGAGGAATGTAAAATTTATACTGTACCCGTTGTCAGTAGCTGAATTGACTGATGCCAGATCAGGAGCATGGGTCTTGGAAAATCTTAAAAATTTAATTGTTTTCGGCCTGTATCCAGATATAGTAAAGGCGGAGACAGCAGAAAAAATAGTATTGCTTGAAAATCTTAATGTGGACTATCTTTTTCAGGATGTTATACAATTGGACAATTTGCTTAATAGTACAATGATTTTAAAACTGCTGAAAGCGTTGGCGTATCAGATTGGTTCCCAGGTATCTTACCACGAATTAGGTCAATTATTGGGATTAGCACCACAGACCGTTCAGAAATATCTGGACTTGCTGGAAAAGAGTTTTGTTATCTTTTCTTTACCTTCTTTCAGCCGGAATCTCAGAAATGAAATTAAAAAAAGCAGAAAATATTATTTTATAGATACCGGATTGCGCAATGCTGTTATCAATGACTTTACACCATTTGATGACAGAAGGGATAAAGGTGCATTATGGGAAAACTTTTGTATCGCAGAAAGACTGAAATATCATCAGATACAAAATCAGAAAGCGGATATGTATTTCTGGCGTACTTACGATCAGGCAGAAATAGATTTGGTTGAAGATATCAACGGAACCATCAAAGCATTTGAATTCAAAACCGGCATCAAAGGAAAAAAATTACCGGAATCATTTATGAATGCATATAATGTAATGTCTCAGCAAATCATATCACCTGAAAATGTATTTAATTTGTGGAGTGATTGA
- a CDS encoding DUF3109 family protein yields MVVVRDVLVANDVLDEQFHCNLNACKGACCWEGDFGAPLEDSEKDQITKEIENIIPFLEEGSQKMIREGGAFTYYQNPKLWGTSCHSDGACVFLVRKEGEIAQCGIEKAYKKGETTFRKPLSCHLYPIRVSKNEISGFEAWNYDRWDICNAACSLGKEKQIPVYRFVKDAIIRAKGQEFYDELDAAAQFLKE; encoded by the coding sequence ATGGTAGTCGTTCGGGATGTTTTGGTTGCTAATGATGTTCTTGATGAACAATTTCACTGCAATTTAAATGCATGTAAAGGAGCCTGTTGCTGGGAAGGTGATTTTGGAGCTCCATTGGAAGATTCTGAAAAGGACCAAATCACAAAAGAGATAGAAAACATCATTCCGTTTTTAGAAGAAGGATCTCAGAAAATGATACGTGAAGGAGGCGCATTCACCTATTACCAAAATCCAAAACTTTGGGGCACATCCTGCCATTCGGACGGTGCCTGTGTTTTTTTAGTTAGGAAAGAAGGAGAAATTGCACAATGTGGTATCGAAAAAGCTTACAAAAAAGGCGAAACAACATTCAGAAAACCCCTTTCATGTCATTTATACCCGATCAGAGTTTCCAAAAACGAAATTTCAGGATTTGAAGCCTGGAATTATGATCGTTGGGATATTTGCAATGCAGCCTGTAGTTTAGGTAAAGAAAAACAAATTCCAGTCTACAGATTTGTCAAAGACGCAATTATCAGAGCAAAAGGTCAGGAATTTTATGATGAACTGGATGCTGCTGCACAGTTTTTGAAAGAATAA
- the porQ gene encoding type IX secretion system protein PorQ — protein sequence MKSKSSLITGLLLVVISYSHLTGQIGGKSAYEFLSLPPSARLTALGGPLISVFDDDINLAASNPALLNSSMHNAISFSHNFHFADIQNGYVAYGRHIEKWKLSTHIGIQYMNYGDFKFADEIGNIQGTFSASETALTLGAGKKLNERIFVGCNVKAIFSGYESYNSIGLATDLGLSYTADSSDFVLSFVIKNLGGELSTFNETRFGAPLDVQIGISKKLKYLPFRFSITGHQLHRLNVRYDDPNIVQNTGLFGEPVKENKTSEAIDNVFRHLIFSGEFLLGKGENLRLRIGYNHFRRQELSLASFRSMAGFSTGFGMKIKGFRLDYGVAYHHLHGATNHISISTNFNRFTKKV from the coding sequence TTGAAATCAAAATCTAGTCTGATAACCGGACTTTTATTGGTTGTGATATCTTACTCACACCTAACCGGGCAAATCGGTGGCAAAAGTGCCTATGAATTTCTAAGTCTTCCGCCATCTGCCAGACTTACAGCATTAGGTGGCCCATTAATTTCAGTTTTTGATGATGATATTAATCTGGCAGCATCCAATCCAGCATTACTAAATAGCAGTATGCACAATGCAATTTCGTTTTCACACAACTTCCATTTTGCAGATATTCAGAATGGATATGTCGCTTATGGCCGCCATATAGAAAAGTGGAAACTCAGTACACATATTGGCATTCAGTATATGAATTATGGTGACTTTAAATTTGCTGACGAGATTGGAAATATTCAAGGAACTTTCTCTGCAAGTGAGACAGCGCTTACCTTAGGGGCCGGGAAAAAATTAAACGAAAGAATTTTTGTTGGTTGTAATGTAAAAGCAATCTTTAGTGGATATGAATCCTACAATTCGATAGGTTTAGCCACAGACTTGGGATTGTCTTATACTGCTGACAGTTCAGATTTTGTTCTTTCTTTTGTTATTAAAAATTTGGGTGGCGAATTATCAACATTCAATGAAACCAGATTTGGTGCCCCTTTGGATGTACAAATAGGAATTTCTAAAAAATTAAAATATCTCCCTTTCCGGTTTTCTATTACCGGTCATCAGCTCCATCGACTCAATGTCAGATATGATGATCCTAATATCGTCCAAAATACAGGACTTTTCGGAGAGCCTGTTAAAGAGAATAAAACTTCAGAAGCTATTGATAATGTATTCCGGCATTTGATATTCAGTGGTGAATTTTTGCTGGGTAAAGGGGAAAATCTTCGTCTGCGTATAGGATACAATCATTTCAGGAGGCAAGAACTTTCGCTTGCCAGTTTCAGAAGTATGGCTGGTTTTTCTACCGGATTCGGAATGAAGATAAAGGGATTCCGGTTAGATTACGGAGTAGCATATCATCATCTGCATGGTGCTACCAATCATATATCCATCAGTACAAATTTCAACAGATTCACAAAAAAAGTTTGA
- a CDS encoding GNAT family N-acetyltransferase — MNTDNNFNLQPILHNNKVVLRPLLEDDFEKLYLVASDPLIWAQHPNPDRWQKSVFSNFFKGALESGGAFVAIYPTSGEYLGSTRFYDFKPEERSVLIGYTFISRSCWGTGINHVMKSLMLDYAFHYVDRVIFHIGANNIRSQKSIEKLGAKHVNTLEVAYFGEVPRTNFEYEIQKEDWVRRIIESTP; from the coding sequence TTGAATACTGATAATAATTTTAACTTACAACCAATACTTCACAATAATAAAGTTGTACTGCGTCCATTATTGGAAGATGACTTTGAGAAGCTATATTTGGTGGCATCCGATCCGCTGATTTGGGCTCAACATCCCAATCCTGACAGGTGGCAGAAATCAGTTTTTTCTAACTTTTTTAAAGGTGCTTTAGAATCCGGTGGTGCATTTGTAGCAATTTACCCAACATCAGGTGAATATTTGGGTAGTACAAGGTTTTATGATTTTAAACCGGAAGAACGCTCGGTTCTGATAGGATATACATTTATTTCCAGATCTTGCTGGGGTACCGGAATAAATCATGTTATGAAATCTCTGATGCTGGATTATGCTTTTCATTATGTGGATCGGGTAATTTTCCATATCGGAGCTAATAATATCAGATCTCAGAAGTCTATTGAAAAATTAGGTGCTAAACATGTAAATACACTGGAAGTGGCCTATTTTGGTGAAGTGCCGAGAACAAATTTTGAGTATGAAATTCAAAAGGAAGATTGGGTGAGGAGAATTATTGAGTCTACTCCGTAA
- a CDS encoding energy transducer TonB has product MKFYPLILLLFLSIHSPLSGQNETDGSKAKDQRPAYRVVDVMPRFSGCEYLQGSDREKEECAKSKMHEYIKNNLDYPESAKQKKIEGYVITQFIVTKTGEIADIRITEDLGFQTSEAAKKVLLSMNEMSQLWTPGILRGRNVDVLYTLPIRFNLEQDEIIKNNLNQSGIENVHDTDFEDDREVFTTVQRKALFPTCKDAKCTDKALNKYIQKYLEYPDVSRKSKKKGKVKIEFVISKYGVIRDVAVIRPLGLEYDMEALRVIRSLNQEIGYWQPAKMNGKPVNSRKTIDIEFK; this is encoded by the coding sequence GTGAAATTTTATCCGTTGATCCTTCTTTTATTTCTTTCAATCCATTCTCCGCTCTCGGGACAGAATGAAACTGACGGCTCCAAAGCTAAAGACCAAAGACCTGCCTATCGGGTAGTGGATGTCATGCCCAGATTTTCCGGTTGTGAATATTTACAGGGTTCAGACAGAGAAAAGGAAGAATGCGCTAAATCCAAAATGCATGAATACATCAAAAATAATCTGGACTACCCTGAATCCGCAAAACAGAAAAAAATAGAAGGTTATGTTATCACTCAATTTATAGTGACTAAAACAGGAGAAATCGCTGATATCCGAATCACAGAGGATTTAGGTTTTCAAACGTCAGAGGCCGCAAAGAAAGTGTTATTATCGATGAATGAAATGTCACAACTCTGGACACCGGGTATCCTTCGTGGCAGAAATGTTGATGTGCTTTATACTTTGCCCATCCGATTTAATCTGGAACAGGACGAGATTATTAAAAATAATTTAAATCAATCAGGTATTGAAAATGTCCATGATACAGACTTTGAAGATGATAGGGAGGTATTTACAACAGTCCAGAGAAAAGCATTATTTCCGACTTGCAAAGATGCCAAATGTACAGATAAAGCTCTAAATAAGTATATTCAGAAGTATCTGGAATATCCGGATGTATCCAGAAAATCTAAAAAGAAGGGGAAAGTAAAAATTGAATTTGTAATCAGTAAATATGGAGTGATCAGAGATGTGGCTGTCATTCGGCCCTTAGGATTGGAATATGATATGGAAGCACTCCGGGTTATTCGGTCATTAAATCAGGAAATCGGATATTGGCAACCTGCCAAGATGAACGGAAAACCGGTTAACTCCAGAAAAACAATTGATATCGAATTCAAATAA
- a CDS encoding energy transducer TonB: MKAVLFLLMMTTYSLMFGQINYNPSLPEGDVEIFKVVENMPRFPGCENLETDSAKDKCSKVKMLEFINMHLKYPEEAKTNKTEGNVVLQFIVDTDGILKNIKVVRDIGFGCGQAAVDVIALMNEMSLTWIPGSQRTRKVRVLYTLPIKFKLTGK, encoded by the coding sequence ATGAAAGCAGTACTTTTTTTATTGATGATGACTACTTACTCATTGATGTTTGGGCAAATTAACTATAACCCGTCATTACCCGAAGGAGATGTAGAAATTTTTAAAGTGGTAGAAAATATGCCACGTTTTCCGGGATGTGAAAATCTGGAAACAGATTCTGCAAAAGATAAGTGTTCAAAAGTAAAGATGCTTGAATTCATTAATATGCATCTCAAGTATCCGGAAGAAGCTAAGACCAATAAAACAGAAGGAAATGTAGTGTTACAATTTATTGTTGATACAGATGGAATTTTGAAAAATATTAAAGTGGTCAGAGATATTGGTTTTGGTTGCGGTCAGGCTGCAGTTGATGTGATAGCTTTAATGAACGAAATGTCTTTAACATGGATTCCCGGTTCACAAAGAACCAGAAAAGTAAGAGTCTTATATACCTTACCCATTAAATTTAAATTAACTGGAAAATAA
- a CDS encoding glycosyl hydrolase translates to MTTKIIRNFAVFIFILGIMPVFGQKKSVKKADTPISKSTDKKDELYNSGTFSALAFRSIGPAVTSGRISDFAVNPNNFSEYYVASSSGGVWKTTNRGVTYQPIFDGEGSYSIGCVTLDPNNSSTVWVGSGENNNQRSVAYGDGVYKSTDGGATWKNMGLKNSEHISQIIVDPKNSDIIYVAAYGPVWNEGGDRGVYKSTDGGNTWTCVKSVSAFTGCNDLVMDPRDNKVLYAAFHQRMRKVFTYIGGGPESAIYKSTDAGITWNKVEGGLPGGDIGRIALDISPVNPDMLYAVVEAKDGKGGVYRTTNKGASWEKRSGVFTSGNYYQEVTCDPHNADKIFITDTYYQVSYDGGKTVSNLGEINKHIDNHAIWINPNDPNHLLIGCDGGIYETFDHAKSYHFKDNLPVMQVYKVSTDNDYPFYSVHGGTQDNLSLGGPSRSTSANGIVNADWYITSLGDGFETQVDQSNPNIIYAQSQYGGLVRFDKKNGEYLPIKPIEGENEEAYRWNWDAPLLISQFNNKRLYFGANKVFRTNDQGNSWKVISPDLSRQIDRNKIEVMGKIWSVDAIAKNGSTDIFGQTTSIAESKFDENVLWVGTDDGLIHLTTDGGQNWTKFDNLPGVPQMSYVHQIIASLHDKNTAYVCFNHHRYGDFKPYVLKTSDAGKTWKSIASDLPERGSVYSIAEDHADKDLLFVGTEFGCFFTSNGGGNWFQLKSGLPTIAVRDIEIQRRENDLVLGTFGRGFYILDDYTPLRHIKKDDLNKEALIAPVKDALMYVPRYPLGLRDKGHLGSSYFSTPNPEMGAVFTYYLKDDIKKLKDIRKEKEKAAYEKNNKVYYPTIDSLRLEDNQVDPYILFTITDASDNVVRHIKTPAKKGINRMTWDLRYAPADPVVGRYSPAPDVLFGSAPEGHLILPGTYKVSMSKYQDGILTPLAGPISFNTKLLNQASLPAKDMAANVTFYKKVSDLSRTLSAVNDLVGKLEERVKNAELAILDMPAPAGDLLTKTQDVRKALIPLKIKLYGDMTKARREFETTPSINDRVFGIVYSIWGSTSDVPETYKSSFAIAEKQYNEVFSVMKDLDTKVSEIEVALNRNKAPHTPGRWPDKK, encoded by the coding sequence ATGACAACAAAAATCATCAGGAACTTTGCAGTTTTTATTTTTATTCTTGGCATAATGCCCGTTTTTGGCCAAAAAAAATCTGTAAAAAAAGCGGACACACCGATTTCAAAATCCACTGATAAAAAAGACGAACTTTACAACTCAGGAACATTTTCTGCGCTGGCATTCAGATCTATCGGCCCGGCTGTTACATCAGGTAGAATATCAGATTTTGCTGTCAATCCTAATAATTTCAGCGAATATTATGTCGCTTCGTCATCAGGCGGTGTATGGAAAACAACCAATCGCGGGGTAACCTATCAACCAATCTTTGATGGAGAAGGTTCCTACTCCATAGGCTGTGTTACACTGGATCCTAACAATAGCAGTACGGTTTGGGTAGGAAGTGGAGAAAACAATAATCAACGATCAGTAGCATACGGAGATGGTGTTTATAAATCCACAGATGGTGGTGCCACCTGGAAAAATATGGGCCTTAAAAACTCAGAGCATATATCTCAGATAATTGTGGATCCAAAAAATTCAGATATCATATATGTAGCCGCTTACGGACCTGTATGGAATGAAGGTGGAGACAGAGGTGTTTATAAATCTACTGATGGTGGTAATACCTGGACTTGTGTAAAATCTGTAAGTGCTTTTACGGGTTGTAATGATCTGGTCATGGATCCGAGAGACAACAAAGTGCTCTATGCAGCTTTTCATCAGCGTATGAGAAAAGTTTTCACCTACATTGGAGGCGGGCCGGAATCTGCCATTTATAAATCTACAGATGCCGGTATTACCTGGAATAAAGTGGAAGGTGGTCTCCCTGGTGGGGATATAGGTAGAATTGCCCTTGATATCAGTCCCGTCAATCCTGATATGCTCTATGCAGTCGTAGAAGCCAAAGATGGAAAAGGTGGCGTATATAGAACTACGAACAAAGGAGCGAGTTGGGAGAAAAGAAGTGGTGTATTTACATCAGGCAATTACTATCAGGAAGTAACCTGTGATCCCCATAATGCAGATAAAATATTTATTACCGATACTTATTATCAGGTTAGTTATGATGGTGGAAAAACGGTAAGTAATCTGGGAGAAATCAACAAACACATCGATAATCATGCCATCTGGATCAATCCAAATGACCCGAATCACTTACTTATAGGATGTGACGGTGGTATATATGAAACTTTTGACCATGCCAAATCCTATCATTTCAAAGATAATCTTCCTGTTATGCAGGTTTATAAAGTGAGTACAGATAATGATTATCCCTTTTACTCAGTTCATGGTGGTACGCAGGATAATCTCAGCCTCGGCGGTCCCAGCCGAAGTACTTCTGCAAATGGCATCGTTAATGCAGATTGGTATATTACTTCACTTGGTGATGGATTTGAAACGCAGGTCGATCAGAGTAATCCAAACATTATTTATGCTCAAAGTCAATATGGCGGATTGGTAAGATTTGATAAAAAAAATGGAGAATACTTGCCCATCAAACCGATAGAAGGTGAAAATGAAGAAGCTTACAGATGGAACTGGGATGCCCCGTTACTGATAAGTCAGTTTAATAATAAAAGATTGTATTTTGGTGCCAATAAAGTCTTCCGAACCAATGATCAGGGCAATAGCTGGAAAGTCATCAGCCCCGACCTTTCCCGACAAATCGACCGCAATAAAATTGAAGTCATGGGAAAAATCTGGTCTGTCGATGCCATAGCTAAAAATGGAAGTACGGATATTTTTGGACAGACTACCAGCATTGCTGAATCTAAGTTTGACGAGAATGTTCTTTGGGTAGGCACAGATGACGGACTGATCCACCTGACTACGGACGGCGGACAGAACTGGACTAAATTTGATAATTTACCCGGAGTGCCACAGATGAGTTATGTTCATCAGATCATTGCATCGCTTCACGATAAAAACACCGCTTATGTGTGCTTCAATCATCACAGATACGGTGACTTCAAACCATATGTTCTAAAGACCTCGGATGCAGGTAAAACATGGAAAAGTATAGCTTCTGACCTGCCGGAAAGAGGAAGTGTTTATTCTATTGCTGAAGATCATGCTGATAAAGATCTACTTTTTGTCGGTACAGAATTTGGCTGTTTTTTTACATCCAACGGTGGAGGAAATTGGTTTCAACTAAAATCCGGACTTCCTACCATAGCAGTCAGAGATATCGAGATCCAGCGGAGAGAAAATGATCTGGTTTTAGGTACTTTTGGACGCGGGTTTTATATTCTGGACGATTATACACCACTCAGACACATCAAAAAAGATGATTTGAATAAAGAAGCACTCATTGCTCCGGTTAAAGATGCATTGATGTACGTACCGAGATATCCATTGGGTTTGAGAGATAAAGGTCATCTCGGAAGCAGCTACTTCAGTACTCCCAATCCGGAAATGGGCGCAGTCTTTACATATTACCTGAAAGACGACATCAAAAAGCTGAAAGACATCCGAAAAGAAAAAGAAAAAGCAGCTTATGAAAAGAATAACAAAGTATATTATCCGACCATAGATAGTCTGAGACTGGAAGATAATCAGGTGGATCCGTACATATTATTCACTATTACCGATGCATCTGACAATGTGGTAAGGCATATTAAAACTCCTGCCAAAAAAGGAATCAACAGGATGACCTGGGATCTTAGATATGCGCCTGCAGATCCTGTAGTAGGTAGATATTCGCCTGCGCCGGATGTATTATTCGGATCTGCTCCGGAAGGACATCTTATCTTGCCCGGAACATACAAAGTCAGCATGTCAAAATATCAGGATGGTATTTTGACACCATTGGCAGGTCCTATATCCTTTAATACTAAATTGCTCAATCAGGCGAGTCTTCCTGCAAAAGATATGGCAGCAAATGTGACCTTCTACAAAAAGGTGAGTGATTTGAGCAGGACTTTGAGCGCCGTCAATGATTTGGTGGGCAAATTAGAAGAAAGGGTCAAAAACGCAGAATTGGCAATACTGGATATGCCCGCACCTGCCGGCGATCTTTTAACCAAAACACAGGATGTCAGAAAAGCTTTGATTCCATTAAAAATAAAACTGTATGGAGATATGACAAAAGCAAGGCGTGAATTTGAAACGACACCTTCCATCAATGACAGAGTTTTCGGGATCGTTTACAGTATTTGGGGCAGTACATCCGATGTACCGGAAACATATAAATCTTCTTTTGCTATTGCAGAAAAACAATACAACGAAGTATTTTCGGTCATGAAAGATTTAGACACAAAAGTATCAGAAATTGAAGTAGCACTGAACAGAAATAAAGCACCACATACTCCGGGCAGATGGCCGGATAAGAAGTAA
- a CDS encoding peptidylprolyl isomerase gives MALIGKIRKNMWLVIILLAIALAGFILMDITSSSNRGGFGSQTTIGKVAGQKIDYLDFQRAENALFSGSGDVYGRRNVLWNYFVDKAIIDEVATDNGIGVGKDELNELEFGINLSPVVQNNFRNPQTGMVDREQLNQFKQTIDEGNELNPQFAAFWNEQRKQIITTQKQTKLNNLVSKAIYTPTWQADFMDKIANETADIEYVRITLDKIEDSEVKLTDEDYSKYINENALKYTNKEEVRNLNYMVFDVVASTEDSIKYKDEIAALITEFANTDNDSLFVTSNNGFYATAYAKQDDLTGPLKDTINSMSVGSIYGPYIDNTLYVAAKLTGKRVVPDSAKAGHIFRSVQEGDAVMLEEAKKYIDSLKTLITSGKAKFEDLARDNSQDPGSAEKGGDLGTFAPGTMLKSFNDAIFETGKDGGLYSVETQSGMHLIKVNKLIYDSNEPKYKLAYLTTPIVPSQETQDKALDKVLSLLETNKTIESLTKLASEDLELKSVGGLKKNDYSFADLGSNQTSRDIVRWAFDSKTKTGAVSPVAYTYTDEVNYVDSKYVIVGLKSVDKAGPATVESLRSTIEPLVRNEKKAEMIKSKISGSNLESIASAFGLEVSTAADVSFGRGFIPDVGQEPKVIGKIFAQAEGAVTEPITGNSGVYVVKTISKKSNPSQGGAMIQKMQANSTARNQVNSKLMESIRKKHKVDDNRATFF, from the coding sequence ATGGCACTTATAGGAAAAATAAGAAAAAATATGTGGCTTGTCATTATACTTTTGGCAATTGCATTGGCAGGCTTCATTTTGATGGACATCACTAGTTCGAGCAATAGAGGTGGATTTGGTTCACAAACAACTATCGGAAAGGTAGCAGGTCAAAAAATTGATTACTTGGATTTCCAAAGAGCAGAAAATGCTTTATTTTCAGGTTCCGGCGATGTATATGGCAGAAGGAATGTACTGTGGAATTATTTTGTTGATAAAGCCATCATTGACGAAGTTGCTACTGATAATGGTATCGGTGTTGGTAAAGATGAGTTGAATGAACTGGAATTTGGAATCAATCTGAGCCCTGTTGTTCAGAATAATTTCAGAAATCCGCAAACAGGAATGGTGGACAGGGAGCAACTGAATCAATTTAAACAAACCATAGATGAAGGAAATGAATTAAACCCGCAGTTTGCAGCATTCTGGAATGAACAGAGAAAACAAATTATCACAACTCAAAAACAAACTAAGTTAAATAATTTGGTTTCAAAAGCTATCTATACACCTACCTGGCAGGCCGATTTTATGGATAAAATTGCTAATGAAACGGCTGATATCGAATATGTAAGAATCACATTGGACAAAATTGAAGATTCTGAAGTAAAATTGACAGACGAAGATTACAGCAAATACATTAATGAAAATGCACTCAAATATACCAATAAAGAGGAAGTAAGAAATCTGAACTATATGGTTTTTGATGTTGTTGCTTCAACTGAAGATTCCATTAAATATAAGGATGAAATTGCTGCTTTAATAACTGAATTTGCCAATACGGACAATGATTCATTGTTTGTGACATCCAATAACGGATTTTACGCTACAGCTTATGCGAAACAGGATGATCTCACCGGTCCTTTAAAAGACACAATAAATTCTATGTCTGTGGGATCAATTTACGGACCTTATATCGACAATACGTTATATGTAGCTGCAAAATTGACTGGAAAGCGTGTAGTTCCGGATTCTGCAAAAGCAGGTCATATATTTAGAAGTGTTCAGGAAGGAGATGCAGTGATGCTGGAAGAAGCTAAAAAATATATAGACAGCCTTAAAACACTAATTACATCCGGTAAAGCAAAATTTGAAGATCTGGCAAGAGACAATAGTCAGGATCCGGGTTCTGCTGAAAAAGGAGGAGATTTGGGTACATTTGCACCCGGAACTATGTTAAAGTCTTTTAATGATGCCATTTTCGAAACCGGAAAAGATGGCGGACTATATTCTGTGGAGACTCAATCGGGAATGCACCTGATTAAGGTAAATAAATTAATTTATGATTCTAACGAGCCAAAATATAAACTGGCATACCTGACTACTCCGATTGTACCTTCCCAAGAGACACAGGACAAAGCTCTTGATAAAGTATTATCTCTGCTGGAGACAAACAAGACCATAGAAAGTCTTACTAAACTGGCAAGCGAAGATCTTGAGTTAAAATCAGTCGGTGGTCTTAAGAAAAATGATTATTCATTTGCAGATCTGGGTTCTAATCAAACATCCAGAGACATAGTTAGGTGGGCCTTTGATTCCAAAACTAAAACCGGTGCTGTTTCACCAGTTGCATATACTTACACAGATGAAGTAAATTATGTGGACAGTAAGTATGTTATTGTCGGCTTAAAATCAGTTGATAAAGCAGGACCTGCAACAGTAGAATCTTTAAGATCTACGATTGAGCCTTTGGTCAGAAATGAGAAAAAAGCCGAAATGATCAAATCAAAAATCAGTGGTAGTAATCTGGAGTCCATTGCATCTGCATTCGGACTTGAAGTCAGTACTGCTGCTGATGTAAGCTTCGGAAGAGGGTTTATTCCTGACGTAGGACAGGAACCAAAAGTAATCGGAAAAATCTTTGCACAAGCGGAAGGAGCAGTCACTGAACCTATCACCGGAAACAGTGGTGTGTATGTAGTGAAAACTATCTCAAAAAAGAGTAATCCATCACAGGGTGGAGCAATGATTCAGAAAATGCAGGCTAACAGCACTGCAAGAAATCAGGTCAACTCTAAACTGATGGAATCTATCAGAAAGAAACATAAAGTAGATGACAACAGAGCCACTTTCTTTTAA
- a CDS encoding toxin-antitoxin system YwqK family antitoxin, which translates to MLRLTYLLTLLSIVLLSCGNKKVEIKDENGMVIESYETDKKGNKDGHYKRFLPNGNLAEETIYKNGTITGERKIYYESGKLEILENYDQNGMLQGLYQTFYEDGTLKSEKTYQNNVLTGIAKGFHPNGKLKEEVQIENNMENGPFKEYHPNGQLQWQGTYLNGDNEFGLLEEYDSTGVLIKKMMCDSTAICRTIWKPGMDQPKSQNQ; encoded by the coding sequence ATGCTCAGACTAACCTATCTATTGACACTACTTAGTATTGTGTTATTATCCTGTGGTAATAAAAAAGTGGAAATCAAAGACGAAAACGGAATGGTCATTGAATCATATGAAACAGATAAAAAAGGTAATAAAGATGGTCATTACAAAAGATTTTTGCCAAACGGAAATCTTGCGGAAGAAACAATCTATAAAAACGGAACAATTACAGGTGAACGAAAGATTTATTATGAAAGCGGAAAGCTAGAAATACTTGAAAATTATGACCAAAACGGAATGTTGCAAGGTTTGTATCAAACATTTTATGAAGACGGAACTCTCAAATCAGAAAAAACATACCAAAATAATGTTCTCACAGGAATAGCCAAAGGGTTTCATCCTAATGGTAAGTTGAAAGAAGAAGTTCAGATAGAAAATAATATGGAGAATGGACCCTTTAAAGAATATCACCCTAACGGTCAGTTACAATGGCAAGGTACGTATCTCAACGGAGACAATGAATTTGGTCTTTTGGAAGAGTACGATTCCACAGGAGTCTTAATCAAAAAAATGATGTGTGACAGTACAGCCATCTGTCGGACTATCTGGAAACCTGGAATGGATCAGCCCAAATCTCAAAATCAATAA